The genomic segment tctattgtgaataaaatattggctcatgtgatttgaaattcccttagttttcattttattaaaatttaaaaaacgtcccaacttttccggaattcgggttgtatgtgcagatgttttcttggaatcacaacactcactggatacaagacggacacatagaggcaaaacaagtggaaaagtctcagagaagagggacaaccctcatgtgtgtgctcatctcagaaagttgatggactttcagtatgtatttatcaaattgtcttttgcaggaatattcttaatttaatagaacataaactcaaacaacagaatttgtgatttaatgttgattccagcattttattttaataattttattttaaacattttttttttacaaaaaatatacaaattctgttgattgatcttcatttttatagaaagttaatgttctactctgagcatggcttatttttttttaacatgtatttgtagttatttgtgatgcaatgttatttttatgataagattttaactgttgaaagactgacatttttattttaccagtaaaagccttgcaatgtctttctgccagttttaataaatacttatttgcaacatcattgactttattcatttttattaatttgtaaatgtattaagatagagctcatgataattcatttatatacatattttatagtttactgttaaaattattctttaaagcagtttcattgttaaattattacaacatcatattgtattttggggtatttacaggattttattggcaacttttttgccaggtaaatactgtactttagtgaaattacaaaatattgctgtaaaataaactacaagttaaattcaacgttactgtaaaaaatactacaaactactgtatttcacatacactgcgctttggacacaaactttcaataataaaattttttatttgaccTGTGTTATGGTCTTGTATTTATTTGGACTATCTGAGCAAtataaagtcgtggcctagtggttagagagactcctaaccctagggttgtgggtttgaaactcgggccggcaataacacgactgaggtgccctgaacaaccaactgctccctgggcgccacagcataaatgatgaacactgctcttttttttactactacttttttttttttttttacagtgtacagcaattaactgtaatttgctttgcagtaatttcctgtaatccattttacagcaattaacataaattttacaggattttattacTGATACTGATAtatgcagggcacaagactctggctttctccgtcttctttgaagctcctatgaaattacaagagagaaaatactgtcaagttcaacagtatgatgaataaatatatataattaattttggaGCTGTAGGGAGGAGGACGCCATTTATTTTATTGTCCATGTTTTCACCTGTTTTTGGCTAGAAAGGGAGTAAGGTAAgacttttgttgtttattttggattttgttttgagAGATTAGAAAGTACCCCTTTTGTAAGTTAGATCTGctatgtttgttattttggcctggtCCCCTCCTGAACTTTATTTTGCTCCGTGCTTAGTATCTTTTTCtttgaatttcttaaataaaacaaGTTTGTGTGGTTTTCTGTGGAGTGCTGGGACAGGAGAGAAGGTCTCCAGGTGGTCGGTAGAAAAGTTGTCTTCTACTTCGTTCAAAAATGTCcttgttatatatattatatagctgAATGTTatgatttcacaatattaatgagcTGACCCTCTCAAGAACTGAAGTGCTGGTATCACTAAATAAACCCCTAAAGTTATCAGGATTTGTATAACCTTTTAAAAAACTTTGCTATGATGATAATGATATTGACACTTAATTTGTAATACTTTTTCATTTTATGACATTGAATGTATAAGTAAATTATCATTTAGAATAATTCAATGGTTCTACCAATACAAAGATTCCATTACAACTATGACAGCAAAAggtgaaacctgaaaaaaattaagtaaataaataaataataataataaaaatccttaaTTAATGTCAACTTAATGTCCGCTAATCTACAACAGGTCTCCCATTTGATATTCATTTTGAAGCTAactatattttgaatattattattagcctattctGTACATCATGTAGGCAATTTAGGGATAAGTTAGTGTGAATGCGCGCTTTGGACAGTTTCGTGAGAGGAACAGGTAGAGCGAGTTGACGCGCTTCCGGACGCAGGTGAGAGAGCAGCCGTCATGAGCGCGTGGATGAAAAAGAAAAGCGACTGCCTCGCGCTCTTCGCTTGGACGCTGCGGTCTTGATCTTTTGGGATTGAAATATAATCACATGAACAGTTCCTCCGCGGGAATCAGCAGTCTCTCCGGTGAGCTGAGTTTTTCTTTCAGTCGGGTGGTTGTCCGTGGTTGTTTGTTTTGAAAGCAGCTCGTCAAACCGGCTTCTCCACCGGCATTccgtgactgactgactgactgactcatCTGATAAAGCTCACCTCACTCCAACCCAGCCGCTGCTTGCTTAGTACATGACTTCCAAACTCGGAATTTAAATAATCTGTGAAGAATTGATCATCAGAAACGAAAGTTCCATATAAAGCAACTATCGGGTGACAGTGTGGTACTTTAGGCAGTGTATTGAAAACCATGGTATTATCGTGCTTGAGGGATGTAATGTGAGGTATGTCTAAATTAACCTTTGTTTCTTACGATCTTAAATAGTTCGTTGTAAATCTCAGGCGAAATGTTtgatattatttttgtaaattaaatcgTGTTTGTGTATGAATTCACAAGGATTCACTTTAGAAAGCTGATTAAGCTCTAAAAACACCACTTATGGTCGTTATGTAATTTATATACgtcagttgttgttgttatttaataGTTTGTTAGTCTTGTTGACTTTTTCACTCCTAAAATGTGaaggaaagaaaaacaatatataGCTTATAATTTAACACTTACAGtttgacattaaaaatgtataaacatcaCCGTCCTGGTAGAGACCAACATTTTCTTATGCTGCTTTTAtgcttctttgtgtgtgtgtgtgtgtgtgtttaacccccccccccctccaaaaaaagtaaattatgtcTGTGTGACTTGTTTTGAAGAATTGTACTTGTTAAAATGAATGAGCACTGAAGGTTTCAGAAAAACACCATTAGTAAATCACATCATGTGCTGTAATTCCAGGTCTTTCAGAGTCAAAATTAGTTAAGGACACCAGTTTAGTTCATTTACTGAAAGCCATACAGCTTTGGAACGGCTTCACGGTGAGTTCAGTTGTGtgttatgtgtgtttttgtggatGTCCTTGTAGTTAGTTGTAGGTTAGTGTTCTCCGAGACTAATAATTAACCCGTCAGTCCACAGCCGAACAGTAGACTCTTTTGAAATGATCTTCTCATTTGAGAATGTGTTTGTGAACTCTAGGAATTCACCTCTTTCTTTTATCTTCCTCCTCCACTAGGTTAAAGTTCCCTTCCAAAATGTAAAAGGATGACCACTGTGTAGTCAAAATTAACCAGGtactttgctctctctctctctctctctctctctctcacacacacacacacggatactCACATCTTGTGTCTTCTTGAACGGACAGACCCTTGGACCACTGTCACACAGATAttctcagtgtgtgtttgtgttcacatgTGCCTGTGTGGAGCATCATGAGTTTGGAGAGCGCGTCGGCCCTGTTCATGCCAGTGTTGTTCCTGCTGGCTCTGGTCTTGGTTCTGTTCTCGTGCGTCCTCCGTAAGAGTCAGAAGATGGAGGGATCATACCAGCCCGGTGCGGAAGAGCGCAAACAGGCCAGGAACCACAGAGCCGAGAGACCCGGGCTCGCTCTCCCGCTGCCCAAAGAGGAGAGACTCATCTGAACGATGCTGAAAGCCCACCACAGAACTTTCATTATAACTTAATATTGATATGTATGTGGAGTCCACACACGTGTGTAGTCCTGACAAACAAGTGAAGGATCATGGATGGAGAACCTATGAAGTGGTGGTggatatttatttgacatttttgagAGAATGGTGAGAATGCTTTCACATCGCAATGCACTGCTAATGCTGACAAATCCATTCAAGTATGCATGAAAAGGTTTTGCTATCACACTTGGGATAACTGAAGACAACAGGAAGTGCATtcatcaaaagtaaaaaaaaaaaaaaccagaatgGTTTACAAGGAGAGACAAAGTTTGACTTCACCTGTAATTTAAGTTTACTCACCTGAGAGTGTTTATGAAGGAGCCACATGGCAGCTTTACCTCCAAAATAGTTTACCATTGTAATACTGAATACTTTCAATGATTTAAAAGTGAATGTTATGGTGCaggtaatttatatttttattttttggagagAAAAAGATATACTGCACTTTGCCAAATGTTGTTTTGTATTAGATTAGCATTTCTCTAATATCTGTAACACATCCATATTTTTTTGATCCAACCGTGATGAAGTGACTGTGTatgattaattaaaatgcatCTGTGAGTTAACAACCTTGTCCCCAGTTTCATTCGAGAGTTTTTGGTTTTGGCTGTGTCAATATTTGCTCTGAGTGAGCAGCATGGTGCTTTGCAATCTCTGATaagggtatttattttatttattttttataaatgattaaatacatttGGATAAAAAAAGTACCGGACTTTCTTTATTGGTCAGAATTGGTGCATttatcagtttattttaataacatactGCATTTAGCTACAATGAAAGGTAAAATCAACCTGATTTACTTTAATGCAAGTGGAAAATCTTGCATTGCGTTTAAATTGACTTTATTAACTGATGTCAGCATTAAGTTTTAACCAACAGGTACATGAGACAAATAAACTTCCACAATCTCAAAGTTCAGTATGAAACGCCTATCGAACTTGACTCGGAAATGTTGCCTCACCAGAATCAAAATGGGGTTCAAGTGTTGTTTCATTAGACTTGTAATTGACAATCTTAAAAAGTCTTTTCAGTATAGTTTTCGCTTCAGTATGCTTGATTCGTGGTGATCTAATGTTCAAATCTCTTCTTCAGCTCTGAGACCTTAATGGGAGCCTGGGTTTGTTCTTCTGGTGTTGATGAAACAGGCGATTTCAGACATTGTACTTCAGTCTTCAGGCCCGTCATTGATCCCACATTGATTTTGTGGGACCTGATGGGAGCTTTTAGAGATTTATCCCACCCTCGGGAACCAGAAGAGTCAGCCGAGGACTGGAACAGAGCTACGGTAGACGAAATGTTTGGTGATAGAGGTTCAGTGCTCTTCTTATCTAGCTCTTCTTTTTTGTCTATCTTTACATTGTGAGAAACTGCTGAGGTATTTCCTTCATTTGTTGGTCCATTTGGGCCAAAAGCATTTGTCGTCTTAAGCTCTTTCTGAAGTTCTTTGTCAGGTTGCATCGCTGTCCTCTCTGTAACTACTGTCTCGGTTTCCAAGCTTTCCTCCATTGATCCATTCATTTGTCCATAATTTTTTGGCCAGCTGTCCTTTCGCTGCTCCTGAGAACCCACTTCGGGATCCAGAGAAGCTTCTTCTAGAATTTGTAGATCTGAACACAGATTTTCCCCTAACTCGGTCAAGTCCTTCTCTAATTCTCTAATCTCATTTCCTGGCCTGTCAATCAGGACATCAGGCTCCTCCCCCTCCCCAGCAGGCCCCTCCTCGAGCTCCTCCTCCCAGCTCACGAGACTTTCGCTGTTTCCAAATGAGAGACTTAGACTCTCCTGACTTGGATTGGCCAGACTCTTctgaaagagaaaataaattgTGAGAGTGTGGCCTTTCCCACCATTTcaaaaagttttcaaaaaaacaGCAGTCAGGTAAGACTGACACTAATTCAGTTAATTAGTGAACACTTTCTTGTTCATGTTGTTTTCGTGCAGCAAAGCCATCTTATTTCCTCAGTTCACCTTAATTATGTTTGAAATTATTACTTTGCATTTGAGTCATTAAGTATTTAACCCTTATGGTATAACACTAATGGCTTCCTTTACTTAAccttttagagaaaaaaaaaacattttggaaatAAAAGGTTGGACTTTAAAATAACCCTTATTATGCTGTTGAAAGCCACATGACTTTTTATCCAAAGTTATGGTACAATAATGTTGCTACAATTATCTTGTTAATTGATTCAgtctaatttatatatttatatgtcacatttatttgaattaagtaattttgttttgtaatatatatatatattaaaagttcTGGCTTGAAACTTTATACGGCGCAGTCCAGCACTGTTAAGATGTAATGTGTGAGAGGATCCAGGCCTTACATGTGAGATGAAGTCACTGCTGTCAGAGCTGAAGAGGTCGAGGCTGCGTGTGCCGTACAGTAAACCTGGCTCTCTGGAGCTCTGGGAACTCAGTGTGTCGAAGATCTCACCGAGCAGGTCCATCTCCTCTGGGTCAGCCAAGAGAGAGAGATCATCCTCTTCCTGTAAGTCGCTGGTGCCAGAGCACTGCTCAGGACTTTCTGTTACACTAAACAGGGaaatgcattgttaaaaaaaaaaaaaaaacataaaccacCAGGTCATCCATGCATCTGTGTCCTCTCATCTCACCTGTCCTCATAGCTGGTGTTGTCATCCTCTGTCTGTTGTTCATTGCCCTGGTGGCTGGGATGCTTGCGTGTCGGCCGGCGTGGTCGAGACTGAGAAACAAAGTAGCATAGAGAGTATTGAAAAACGAACCATTACAAAGTAAAGTGAATGTGTTGTATTGTGGTTGGACACAAGGTGGAGCAAAACTGCATGAATTATATTCATTAATCCAGTACACAGTATATAGTAGTCAGTAAATTCAAAAAAGAGCTAATGTTCaacaaggttgcattaaattgatcaaaagtgaagacatttataatgttataaaatatttatgtctctcataaatgctgttcattttaagattttttttattcatcaaagaattctgaaatacatcagggtttccacaaaaatatgaagcaacacaactgtttccaacattgataataatcagaaatttcTTGAGCgctaaatcaaaatattagaatggtttgaaggatcatgtgacactgaagcctggagtaaagttgctgacaattcagctttgatcacaggaataaattatattttacaatatattcacacagaaaacagttctttgaaattgtaataatattccacaatattgctcattttattgaataaaaaataaaatacaaatcaaattaatgcagcctgggtgagcagaagatacttctttcaaaaaccgaCCCCAGACTTCTGACcgataatatacagtatgttttgCTTTATAAATATCATTTCTGTGTTAGTTTGGATGCCCTCAGGTGTGACTCACCCTGCCAAAGTGCTGTGTGATTGGTAGACGATTCTGAAGGCAGTCTGATTGGATGAGGCGATATGTGTGCGGTTCACACACAGACCCGCCCCTCTGTAGCATATGAGCTTCACTTTGGTCCTGAAACATTAACAGACAGAAATGTATGTTAAATCACATATTTAGTACACACAGAGGAAACGTATGCAATATAAGGAATATAAACTCACCTTTGATGAGAGGAGGTTTTTCAGCCCCAATCTGTGGTATTTGGTCTGAGATATAAAGAGTATTATGTCATGCAAGAAAGTattcatgtaatatttaataattcacAACAGCACATTACAAGTTAATACGATTGTTAAACATACGATTTATGTTAAACATaaaatttagaattatttttaagGAATCAATGGTTTTATTCAGCACAGACTAAATGAAAacttacagtaaagacatttaaaatgtatctattttaaataaatgttttcctttttGGTATGGTAATTTGTACAGTCtttcaaattgtaattatatttaacaatagtACTCTTttaccaagtttttttttctttttttttcttatcagataCTGTAAATGCAGCTTTTTAGTGAGCAGAGAAAatgcttctttcaaaagcataaaaaaaaaaaatcttagcgagcccaatcttttgaacagtaatgtctAAATACTCACTGCTTTGCTCGCTGTAGTCTTCCATGTCACAATCAGAGCTCCACCCCCTTTCTGTGCAAAGAGAAAGTAGCTTTTTTAATCTAGTTTTGTGTAAAAACAACTTTTGTAAGTTAATTATgagttataaagaaaaaaaaaacatatttgatgtCCATTCTAGTTTATTTGTCTGACAGGAAATGGAGGGTCAA from the Carassius carassius chromosome 7, fCarCar2.1, whole genome shotgun sequence genome contains:
- the LOC132144092 gene encoding DENN domain-containing protein 1B-like isoform X2, which encodes MGSRIKENPEKTFYWFFQASCPIARDKDPAVLFQFPEDFNDEESLQCLPRFCFPYDIERVKDTVAVQHFTFVLTDLEGCQRFGFCRLTSSSQTCLCILSYLPWFEVFYKLLNNLADYSTKGQTKEMKELLSALYKHPVPLVNGSITLQMVPYFIAPDPKALPSIPESRNLTELVVAVDVGNLLQLYASMLFERRILIYCSKLSTLTACIHACNGMLYPMYWQHIFIPVLPPHLLDYCCAPMPYLIGIHSSLAERVRSRALEDVVILNVDTNTLESPHEDLKKIPADVVAGLKVRLKRQAASPGSGVAHAFLRAQALLFGGYRDALQSPAEGPVVFCNELFLSHKSQSMREFLESAVHLQCFKEFIDGRLKMLDQGKELDDVFEEEVLQCGASSGGSKLRRQWVGNLKKGGGALIVTWKTTASKATKYHRLGLKNLLSSKDQSEAHMLQRGGSVCEPHTYRLIQSDCLQNRLPITQHFGRSRPRRPTRKHPSHQGNEQQTEDDNTSYEDSVTESPEQCSGTSDLQEEDDLSLLADPEEMDLLGEIFDTLSSQSSREPGLLYGTRSLDLFSSDSSDFISHKSLANPSQESLSLSFGNSESLVSWEEELEEGPAGEGEEPDVLIDRPGNEIRELEKDLTELGENLCSDLQILEEASLDPEVGSQEQRKDSWPKNYGQMNGSMEESLETETVVTERTAMQPDKELQKELKTTNAFGPNGPTNEGNTSAVSHNVKIDKKEELDKKSTEPLSPNISSTVALFQSSADSSGSRGWDKSLKAPIRSHKINVGSMTGLKTEVQCLKSPVSSTPEEQTQAPIKVSELKKRFEH